The genomic window GAAAGATTGGGATGCACGGTCGTCACTCTAAACGCGAATCCAGATGGAAGGTTCACTTCAAGAAATGCCGAGCCAAAACCTGAGAATCTTAGAGATCTAATGGCTCTTATGTCCACGGGGAACTTCGATCTTGGAGTTGCGCATGATGGCGATGCTGACAGGGTCGTGTTCATAGATGAAAAGGGGCAGTTCATAGATGGCGATAAGAGCCTTGCCCTGCTTGTGAAGAATGTCGCGTCAGCTGGAGATATAGTTGTGACTCCGGTGAGCTCATCCGACATAATCGCAGACATATGCAGTTCCGTCGGTGCAACCCTCATCAGGACAAAGGTTGGTGCGCCAATAGTTGCAAGAACAATGATCCAGAACGGAGCGGTGATAGGCGGTGAGGAAAATGGCGGTGTTATATATGGGAAGCATCAGTACTGCAGAGATGGTGCCATGACCTTGTCACTGATGCTTGATCTCATGGCCAGAAGCAACAAAAAGATATCTGAACTTGTCAGAGAACTACCGCAGTACTTCCTTGATAAGAGACAGGTGGAGAGAACGGTTGACTGGTCAAGGTTACAGAAGGAACTGCAGAAGGGAGAGAAGGTAGATCTGACTGATGGCGTCAAGATCCTGAAGGAGGATGGATGGATACTCATAAGGCCGTCAGGCACGGAGAAAATCTTGAGAATATATGCGGAATCTATAGACATGTCCACGGCCAAAAAATACGCCGATCAATATGTGGCTAAGATAAGGGATCTCCAAGAAAAGTTAGGATGAACCGCATCATTGATCGCGCAATTTTCCATATATTATGAGGAAGCGCTGAACCACCGTGACCGTTCCAAATAGGCCGAATATAATAAGAAGGATGTTTGTGGGCGTTAGGGAAATATAGTTGAATCTGTAGAACGATCCCACAAAAATCTGTAGTATTATAAACACGATCATTATGACGAGGCGATCGGCCCTCCCCATCAGACCCGCATAGAGACGGTTCAGTCCCAGCGCCTGGGCCTGAGTACCGAGATAACTTGTCATCAATACCCCTATGAGCGCAAAGAGGCCAAGATACACATTGCCGAATCTGCTGAATGCAAAGCCCAATATGAGAAATATATCAGAAAAACGATCAAAGCTGTGGTCTATAAAGTCACCAAGTTTTGAAGAGACACCCTTCAGCCTTGCCAGTTTTCCGTCTATGGCATCAAACAGAGCCGAGAGAATAACCATAATCAAGGTTATCGCTGGGTATCCCAAAAAATAGGAAATTCCGGCTATACCTGCGAAAACCAGAGAAAGGACAGATATGGTGTTCGGATTCCATCTTATGAATGCCTTGGATATGGGTGTCAGGATACCGTCGACCCTATTTCGGTATGAGTCCAGCATTTTTGAACAGCCTATACATGAACATGGCGGACGATATATTATTTTCCGATGTAGGATAGCGTAATCAATGTAGCTTCGTAAAAATAAAACGCATCATCTTCGAAGTTCATTGTATGGTTCCTGGATTAAGAACACAACGGGTGCTGCTCTATTATCTTTTCGATATCTGAGATCGTTGCTCCCAGGTCTTCGTTATGGATTCTGAATATCCTGGTGGACGGGATCAGATCCAGGCTCTCTGAATATATTACGTCCGACCTCTGAGCATCCAGATTCTCCTCGATCTTCTCATCTGAATATCCGCGGGCCTTCATCCTCTCCCTGAGCTTCGATTCATCCGCTTCCAGTATGATTACGAAATCGCATGGGAGAAGATGGGCGTAGTGGGCCGCTATGATGCCATGAAATCGATCAATCAGGAGATGATCGGAGAGGCAGTCTATATCAACCTGATCTCCGGAGATGCATCCGTATTTCCTTGCCAGTTCATTGCCCTCAACGCATGGATGGCCAAGATCGTTCATCTTCCTGCATATGGTGCTCTTTCCCGTTCCAGGTATACCGCTGATGCATATTATCTTCGTTTCCATCTTGTCCTATCACCATTATGAATTGATTCCGGATATTTGATCAATGGGCAAGATATCGTCTGGCATTTATAATCATTTTCTGAGCATGCAAAAACATCGGTTCTTCTTAATTTAACGTCACTTTAAATTTCAGGTTGTGATGCTGAAGCCATGGGATCTAAAGATCTGTTCCAGATTGGATCGTCTATGTTTCCAATGGGTGTTAATTCACCCGTGCGTTATTTCAAGGATTATCCTTTCTATGTCCATCATGTAAAAGGTTCGAAGATATACGATGTGGATGGCAACGAGTATATAGATTACTGTCTCGCCTATGGCCCTTCGATCCTTGGCCATGCCGATCCAGACGTGGTAAAAGCGGTAAAGGAACAGGCAGAAAATGGCCTACTCTACGGTGCACCTGCGGAAATAGAGATAAAACTTGGAGATCTCATACGCAGATCATCCAGAAATATAGAGATGATGCGATTCACAAATTCCGGTACGGAGGCCACCATGCACGCCATAAGGCTGGCAAGAGGATATACAGGAAGAAGCATAGTTGTGAAGATGGAAGGTGGATTTCACGGCGCCCATGATTATTCGCTCATCAGATCGGGCAGCGGCACTCTCACATTCGGATCGCCGTCATCGCCAGGAGTGCCGGAGGAGGTGGCCAAAACCGTAATCGTTGGGAGATACAATGACAGGGAAAGCATAAGGGATATATTCGACAGGTATGGAGACAGAATTGCTGCGCTCATAACTGAACCCATAATGGGAAACGCCGGCGTAATATTACCCGATCCCGGATTCCTCGAATTTCTTAGAGAAATTACGGAGAAAAACGGATCGCTCCTGATATTTGATGAGGTTATAACCGGTTACCGCTTCGCTTTCTCGCCCTATCAGGATCTGATAGGAATACGTCCAGATCTCACCACGATGGGAAAGATAATTGGCGGCGGCATGCCGATAGGTCTCTTTGGCGGCTCAAGGGATCTGATGAGCAGGGTATCACCATCTGGCGATGTATATCAGAGCGGGACATTCTCTGGAAATCCCATCACCATGGCGGCTGGCTATGCGGCGCTCAAGAAATTGCAGAACATGGATTATTCAAGGATCAGAAAGACGACAGAGAAACTGATCACGGGAATAGACGAAATTCTATCCAGAAGGAAGATTCGGCACGTCATAAATAGTTACGTATCCATGTTTCAGTTCTTCTTTGCTGAAGAGGCCCATAATTATGATCAGGTCATGAAGGCAGACAGGGATCTGTACTTCAGGATATTCAAAAGCCTGATGAGGCATGGCGTGTATCTTCCGCCTTCCCAGTTTGAAACGAATTTCGTCAGTTTTGCACATTCGGATGAGGACATAGCAAAAACACTGGAGGCTTTTGATTCCGCTGTAGGTGAGGTTGTGGGATGAAAGCGATCAGGTTGGGCACGAGGCCCAGCAGATTAGCCATGGCTCAGACCGAGATGGTGGCTTATTCGATAAAGAAACTTGGTTACAGCGTAGAAATAGTCAAATATCTATCGGAGGGCGATTCTGATCTAAAATCTCCGCTGTATTCCATAGGCAGAACAGGCGTTTTTGTGGACAGGATAAATGCACTAATACTCTCAGGAGAGATAGATGCTGCCGTTCATAGTGCTAAGGACATACCGTACACCATTGATGAAAGGTTGCAGATATCGGCTGTGATGCCCAGAGGTTCATTCGAAGACGCTCTTGTCTCAGATATGCCTCTATCGATGATGCCGCCGGGTTCAACGATTGGAACTTCCAGTCTCAGGCGTAAGTACCAGATACTTTATCAGCGCAGCGATCTGAAGGTTGTGAATCTGAGAGGCAACATAGACACGAGGATTGAGAAGATGAGGACGGAAGGAATGGCAGGCATGGTTATGGCACTCGCGGCCATAGAGAGGCTGCATCTCGGCGTCAGATACTGGCCGATAGATCCAGAAAAGTATGTACCGGCGCCAAATCAGGGGATAATAGCCGTGGTGTCGCAGAAGGGATCAGAAGCATCAGATATACTATCCAGGATCAACGACAGCGCAACTTACAGGGACATGATGGCCGAGAGAACTATAACGCAGGATCTGAGGCTTGGGTGTTCAACTCCAGTGGGCATACTCAGCAGATCCAGTGGAAAAGGAATGAGGATACTTGCGCAGTTCTTCTCAATGGACGGTTCAGATATGATCATGTTCGATCAGCATATAGAGGATCTGCATGATATCGGAGATATCGTATCATACATAAGAGATAACATTCCTGAGGAGTACGGGTATAATCTATGAAGTACGTTTTGTCCGTGAGACCAGAAAAAAAGGCAAAAACTATCACGACTGATTGTTTCAGGGTAATCAATGTGCCTGTGACGGATCTGAAGTCCATTGATATAGATTATGACGATATACTCTCAGAGAACAATGTGGAGTGCATCGCTTTCACCAGCTCATACGGTGCCCATCTCTTCTTCATCAAGGCAAGAAATAAGGCGTTCAGATACTTCGGAATAGGGAAGACCACATGCGAGGAAGTGGAGAAAAATGGGTTTAGATGCGAATACCCGGAGAGTATGGACTCAGAAGGTCTTGCGAATCTACTCCTCTCCAGATGCGCGGGCAGAAGGATTGCACTCATAAGGAGCAAAAGTGCAAATGAAATCGTTAACGAACGTTTAAAGGACAAGGTCTTCTTTCTCGATCTCAGGAACTATGAGGCGGTACCCACAGGCGCCGATCTAGCACAATATCTGCAGAGCGATGATTGTGCCGGTATCATAGTGACATCGTCCATGGAAGCAAAGATTGTACTGCCTTATATTAGAGCCTCTGGAAAACCTGTTTACTCCATTGGAGAGGTCACCACAGAAACTCTGGAAAGTGCAGGTATACACCCACTTATGTCAGGAAGATCAGATTTCATGGATCTGGTAAAAAAGATAAAAGAATATCTGTGTTCCATCAGCTGAATATGTCCCTTTCACCCATTGTCCTCTCACAGTAGACGCACCTTATAACCAGCGGATGCTTAGACACGATCTCAAACTCAGATTCAACTGGTTCGTGGGTATTGGTGATGCAGTTCTGATTCTTGCATTTAATGACTCCAACGAGCCTTGAGGGCAGATCCACCTGAAATTTCTCGCTAATTTCGTAATTCCTTATGATGCTTATGGTGGCATTGGGGGCAATGAGTGATATCATGTCAAGTTCGTTCCTGTCCAGAAACCGGTTTTCGATCTTTATCACATCCTTGAAGCCCATCTTATTGCTTGGTACATGTATAGCGACGCTCACGGTGTAGTTTACATCCTCATGTACACCTAAGACGCCTATGACACGTATCCCCTTTCCAGACGGAACATGATCTATGACTGTTCCGTCCCTTATTTTTGATATCCTCAACGTCTTTTCCATATCACTCACCCAATATACGATATATCAGAGCCATCCTTACGGGCACTCCATAATAGGCCTGTTTGAAGTACTTGGCCTGCGGCAGTTCATCGACTTCCGGCCTGATCTCATCAACTCTGGGAAGCGGATGCATTATTATGGATTTCTGCTTCATCTTCGATACGAGTTCCTTATCCACAGAATAGGATCCTATAACACTCTGATATTCATTCTGATCGGTGAACCTTTCCTTCTGAATTCTTGTAACGTAGAGAACATCTGTGTCCTCTATGACTGACGAGAGATCATCGTATTCTTTTATCCTGCTCCTGTCTCCTATCTTGGTATAGACGTAATCAGGCAGTTTCAATATCTGAGGGCTTACAAGATTGATTCTGACGTCGTACTTTGATAATGCTATGATCAGAGAATGTATTGTTCTCCCATACCTGAGATCGCCCACCATGGTTATAACCCTTCCATCTATGGATCCAGTCTCCTTTTTGATGGTGTAAAGGTCAAGTATGGTCTGAGTTGGATGCTGGCCAGAT from Thermoplasma sp. Kam2015 includes these protein-coding regions:
- the hemL gene encoding glutamate-1-semialdehyde 2,1-aminomutase, which gives rise to MGSKDLFQIGSSMFPMGVNSPVRYFKDYPFYVHHVKGSKIYDVDGNEYIDYCLAYGPSILGHADPDVVKAVKEQAENGLLYGAPAEIEIKLGDLIRRSSRNIEMMRFTNSGTEATMHAIRLARGYTGRSIVVKMEGGFHGAHDYSLIRSGSGTLTFGSPSSPGVPEEVAKTVIVGRYNDRESIRDIFDRYGDRIAALITEPIMGNAGVILPDPGFLEFLREITEKNGSLLIFDEVITGYRFAFSPYQDLIGIRPDLTTMGKIIGGGMPIGLFGGSRDLMSRVSPSGDVYQSGTFSGNPITMAAGYAALKKLQNMDYSRIRKTTEKLITGIDEILSRRKIRHVINSYVSMFQFFFAEEAHNYDQVMKADRDLYFRIFKSLMRHGVYLPPSQFETNFVSFAHSDEDIAKTLEAFDSAVGEVVG
- the pyrI gene encoding aspartate carbamoyltransferase regulatory subunit; its protein translation is MEKTLRISKIRDGTVIDHVPSGKGIRVIGVLGVHEDVNYTVSVAIHVPSNKMGFKDVIKIENRFLDRNELDMISLIAPNATISIIRNYEISEKFQVDLPSRLVGVIKCKNQNCITNTHEPVESEFEIVSKHPLVIRCVYCERTMGERDIFS
- the pyrB gene encoding aspartate carbamoyltransferase; this translates as MLKNKSIVSIEDVDSDDLNDLFDLADSMLKTIEKGGSTDLLNSRIMATLFYEPSTRTRLSFESAMHRLGGSVITVSDVKTSSVAKGETLADTIRMASSYSDIIVIRHPLEGAARLASKFANKPVINAGDGSGQHPTQTILDLYTIKKETGSIDGRVITMVGDLRYGRTIHSLIIALSKYDVRINLVSPQILKLPDYVYTKIGDRSRIKEYDDLSSVIEDTDVLYVTRIQKERFTDQNEYQSVIGSYSVDKELVSKMKQKSIIMHPLPRVDEIRPEVDELPQAKYFKQAYYGVPVRMALIYRILGE
- a CDS encoding uroporphyrinogen-III synthase yields the protein MKYVLSVRPEKKAKTITTDCFRVINVPVTDLKSIDIDYDDILSENNVECIAFTSSYGAHLFFIKARNKAFRYFGIGKTTCEEVEKNGFRCEYPESMDSEGLANLLLSRCAGRRIALIRSKSANEIVNERLKDKVFFLDLRNYEAVPTGADLAQYLQSDDCAGIIVTSSMEAKIVLPYIRASGKPVYSIGEVTTETLESAGIHPLMSGRSDFMDLVKKIKEYLCSIS
- a CDS encoding adenylate kinase family protein — translated: METKIICISGIPGTGKSTICRKMNDLGHPCVEGNELARKYGCISGDQVDIDCLSDHLLIDRFHGIIAAHYAHLLPCDFVIILEADESKLRERMKARGYSDEKIEENLDAQRSDVIYSESLDLIPSTRIFRIHNEDLGATISDIEKIIEQHPLCS
- a CDS encoding CDP-alcohol phosphatidyltransferase family protein, whose translation is MLDSYRNRVDGILTPISKAFIRWNPNTISVLSLVFAGIAGISYFLGYPAITLIMVILSALFDAIDGKLARLKGVSSKLGDFIDHSFDRFSDIFLILGFAFSRFGNVYLGLFALIGVLMTSYLGTQAQALGLNRLYAGLMGRADRLVIMIVFIILQIFVGSFYRFNYISLTPTNILLIIFGLFGTVTVVQRFLIIYGKLRDQ
- the hemC gene encoding hydroxymethylbilane synthase — protein: MKAIRLGTRPSRLAMAQTEMVAYSIKKLGYSVEIVKYLSEGDSDLKSPLYSIGRTGVFVDRINALILSGEIDAAVHSAKDIPYTIDERLQISAVMPRGSFEDALVSDMPLSMMPPGSTIGTSSLRRKYQILYQRSDLKVVNLRGNIDTRIEKMRTEGMAGMVMALAAIERLHLGVRYWPIDPEKYVPAPNQGIIAVVSQKGSEASDILSRINDSATYRDMMAERTITQDLRLGCSTPVGILSRSSGKGMRILAQFFSMDGSDMIMFDQHIEDLHDIGDIVSYIRDNIPEEYGYNL
- the glmM gene encoding phosphoglucosamine mutase, which gives rise to MADQRLFGTNGIRGIPNEDLTVDFAMRVGKSIGMFVSGDVALGRDTRISGDMISSAVIAGLTSTGHNIVDLGILPTPALQYYCKNHGIYGVMITASHNPPQYNGIKVIDRDGTEIERPSEEKIEGIYHSGSFSSVKWEDAGRIRYVDDALDQYISGVLSKVDVNRIKERKFRVLVDTGNGAAYFSTPMLLERLGCTVVTLNANPDGRFTSRNAEPKPENLRDLMALMSTGNFDLGVAHDGDADRVVFIDEKGQFIDGDKSLALLVKNVASAGDIVVTPVSSSDIIADICSSVGATLIRTKVGAPIVARTMIQNGAVIGGEENGGVIYGKHQYCRDGAMTLSLMLDLMARSNKKISELVRELPQYFLDKRQVERTVDWSRLQKELQKGEKVDLTDGVKILKEDGWILIRPSGTEKILRIYAESIDMSTAKKYADQYVAKIRDLQEKLG